One [Clostridium] saccharolyticum WM1 DNA segment encodes these proteins:
- a CDS encoding HAD-IIIA family hydrolase, whose amino-acid sequence MISQAVILAGGYGTRLQPFTDTKPKPMYEFEGRPFLEYLLYQIKEFGIKEVVLLLGYLPQIIQEFVGDGSAYGLNVTYDITPPEYDTGTRLKHAGPMIKDCFLLMYCDNYCPMDLEEAEKKFFSSNALVQVTAYANRDFYTKNNLCADENGKVTIYDKSRFQEGLSMVDIGYALVRKEVLSMLPDTNVNFEKAIYSALADKGLLYAFKVEHRYYSVGSWDRIRLTKEFFRPKKIAFLDRDGTLNVRAPKGEYIVKPDQFVWLEGAIDALKLLKENGYTLIIVTNQPGIARGYLTLDTLEQIHEKMQKDLSVEGILIDGIYVCTHGWNDGCFCRKPKPGLLFQAQKDLSLDLSECVLFGDDERDLEAGKAAGCHKVIQVTEENCLKKQVVQYLQEATKLRF is encoded by the coding sequence TGTATCAAATAAAAGAATTCGGCATAAAAGAAGTGGTGCTTCTTCTTGGTTATCTGCCTCAGATAATACAGGAATTTGTGGGTGATGGTTCCGCGTATGGACTAAATGTTACATATGATATCACACCACCGGAATATGATACCGGTACCAGATTAAAACATGCCGGACCAATGATAAAAGATTGTTTCTTGCTTATGTACTGTGATAATTATTGCCCTATGGATTTGGAGGAAGCGGAAAAAAAGTTTTTTTCCTCTAACGCTTTGGTACAAGTTACTGCTTATGCCAATAGGGATTTCTATACTAAGAATAATCTATGCGCAGATGAAAATGGGAAGGTGACCATTTACGATAAAAGCAGATTCCAAGAAGGCCTTTCAATGGTTGACATCGGTTATGCTCTGGTTCGCAAAGAAGTATTGAGTATGCTGCCGGATACCAATGTCAATTTTGAAAAGGCCATTTATTCCGCTTTAGCTGACAAGGGACTTTTATACGCATTTAAAGTGGAACATCGTTACTACAGCGTAGGTTCCTGGGACCGCATCCGTTTGACAAAGGAGTTTTTCCGGCCTAAGAAAATTGCTTTTCTGGACCGTGACGGCACACTAAATGTAAGGGCGCCAAAAGGGGAATATATAGTTAAACCAGATCAGTTTGTCTGGCTGGAGGGAGCTATAGATGCACTTAAATTATTGAAAGAGAATGGATATACCCTTATTATAGTTACCAATCAGCCGGGAATTGCACGGGGATATCTGACGTTAGATACATTAGAACAGATTCACGAAAAAATGCAGAAAGATTTATCCGTTGAGGGAATTTTGATAGATGGCATATATGTCTGCACTCATGGCTGGAATGACGGTTGTTTCTGCAGAAAACCAAAGCCGGGGTTATTGTTTCAGGCTCAGAAGGATTTATCCCTGGATCTATCGGAATGTGTATTATTTGGGGATGATGAAAGAGATCTGGAAGCGGGAAAGGCTGCCGGCTGCCATAAGGTAATTCAAGTGACAGAGGAAAATTGCTTGAAAAAACAGGTTGTTCAGTATCTGCAGGAAGCTACCAAATTACGCTTTTAA